A single genomic interval of Brevundimonas diminuta harbors:
- the lnt gene encoding apolipoprotein N-acyltransferase — MFPDALLDRFAAPIRALPDRKRALTWRLIRIGLALLAGAGTAFAHPPFGMLIGLLGYPLLMILSERSDTTRGAFWMGWLAGFAYFFVGCWWVAEAFFVNPEQAWMAPFAASLLPAGLGLFWGTACALYRRFAPLGAVRVLLFAALFCAAEWLRGHVLTGFPWNPAGATWRAGGGMSQFASVVGVYGLSLVTVAATAAFAPLIGPGDKRSRLISAGLGALALIAVGGFGAVRLAQSNLQFTDTVVRLVQADVKQETKWSPEAYRSIVDRYVALTGQSAARTPNVVVWPEGALPASANDVFASADAQAIASALRPGQTLLMGLARGEPDLTAPEGARYYNSLFALADEGGAGLRVAAVYDKHRLVPFGEYLPLGSIMTSIGLRSLVHMPSDFSAGPTPAPISIPGAPPAQVLICYESLYPGFTPGAAGRPEWIVNASNDAWFGATSGPRQHLNLASYRAIETGLPIARATPTGISAMIDPWGRIVEGQRLEPGVMGVIDAPLPRPTGVTPYGRFGDFLFFFSMLTAFILSLWPSIRRSRVQGNRVAI, encoded by the coding sequence ATGTTCCCCGACGCCCTGCTGGACCGTTTCGCGGCCCCGATCCGCGCCCTGCCCGACAGGAAGCGCGCCCTGACGTGGCGGCTGATTCGTATTGGTCTGGCGCTGCTGGCCGGCGCCGGGACGGCCTTCGCCCATCCGCCGTTCGGGATGCTGATCGGGCTGTTGGGCTATCCGCTGCTGATGATCCTGTCGGAGCGGTCCGACACGACGCGCGGCGCCTTCTGGATGGGGTGGCTGGCGGGGTTCGCCTATTTCTTCGTCGGCTGCTGGTGGGTGGCCGAGGCGTTTTTCGTCAATCCTGAACAGGCGTGGATGGCGCCGTTTGCGGCCAGCCTGCTGCCGGCTGGCCTTGGTCTGTTCTGGGGGACGGCCTGCGCCCTCTATCGTCGGTTCGCGCCGCTGGGGGCCGTGCGGGTGCTGTTGTTCGCCGCCCTGTTCTGCGCCGCCGAATGGTTGCGGGGTCATGTGCTGACGGGCTTCCCGTGGAACCCGGCCGGCGCGACCTGGCGCGCGGGCGGCGGCATGTCCCAGTTCGCCTCGGTCGTCGGCGTCTATGGGCTGAGCCTTGTGACTGTGGCGGCCACAGCGGCCTTCGCGCCCTTGATCGGGCCGGGCGACAAGCGCAGCCGCCTGATCTCCGCAGGCTTGGGCGCCTTGGCCCTGATCGCCGTCGGCGGGTTCGGCGCCGTCAGGCTGGCGCAGTCGAATCTTCAGTTCACCGACACGGTCGTCCGCCTGGTTCAGGCCGATGTTAAGCAGGAGACCAAATGGTCGCCCGAGGCCTATCGCTCCATCGTCGATCGCTATGTCGCCCTGACGGGTCAGAGCGCGGCGCGGACGCCCAATGTCGTGGTCTGGCCTGAAGGCGCCCTGCCCGCCTCGGCCAACGACGTTTTCGCCTCGGCCGACGCCCAGGCCATCGCGAGCGCCCTGCGTCCCGGACAGACCCTGCTTATGGGTCTGGCGCGCGGCGAGCCGGACCTGACCGCGCCGGAGGGCGCGCGCTATTACAACAGCCTGTTCGCCCTGGCTGACGAAGGCGGAGCGGGCCTGAGGGTCGCCGCCGTCTATGACAAGCACCGGCTGGTGCCGTTCGGCGAGTATCTGCCCTTGGGGTCGATCATGACCTCCATCGGCCTGCGCAGCCTGGTGCATATGCCCAGCGACTTTTCCGCCGGACCGACGCCGGCCCCGATTTCGATTCCAGGCGCTCCCCCGGCCCAGGTGCTGATCTGTTACGAGAGCCTCTATCCCGGTTTCACGCCCGGCGCGGCTGGACGGCCGGAGTGGATCGTCAATGCGTCGAACGACGCCTGGTTCGGCGCGACCTCGGGTCCGCGCCAACATCTGAACCTGGCCAGCTATCGCGCGATCGAGACCGGCCTGCCCATCGCGCGGGCCACCCCGACCGGCATTTCGGCCATGATCGACCCGTGGGGCCGGATCGTCGAAGGTCAGCGGCTGGAGCCCGGCGTCATGGGCGTCATCGACGCCCCCCTGCCCCGTCCGACGGGCGTGACGCCCTATGGTCGATTTGGCGATTTCCTGTTCTTTTTCTCAATGCTAACAGCGTTCATCCTGTCCTTGTGGCCGTCGATCCGGCGATCTAGGGTCCAGGGAAATCGAGTAGCGATCTAG
- the tsaB gene encoding tRNA (adenosine(37)-N6)-threonylcarbamoyltransferase complex dimerization subunit type 1 TsaB: MRLLVIDTALGACTAAVFEGDRALAVRFAPMTKGHQERIGGLVRDVMAEAGGGFDSLDRIGVTVGPGSFTGLRVGLAFAQGLGAALDRPVVGLSALDALAASLAHQDRPIAALIDARRGQVYARLFADGGPLGPDEALSLEEAGRRIADIGSGVAMVGNGAAVVTQAFPDLPFAHRDDRVAPSPEALARLAAAADPATRPPRPLYLRAPDATPPSRLPGQPRQPAS; this comes from the coding sequence ATGAGACTTCTGGTGATCGATACGGCGCTCGGCGCCTGCACGGCGGCGGTGTTCGAGGGCGATCGCGCGCTCGCCGTGCGCTTCGCGCCGATGACCAAGGGACATCAGGAACGGATCGGCGGCCTGGTGCGCGACGTCATGGCCGAGGCGGGCGGCGGTTTCGACAGCCTGGACCGGATCGGCGTCACGGTCGGACCGGGCTCGTTCACTGGTCTGCGCGTCGGTCTGGCCTTTGCCCAGGGTCTGGGCGCGGCGCTGGATCGGCCGGTCGTCGGTCTGTCGGCGCTGGATGCGCTGGCCGCCTCGCTCGCCCACCAAGACCGCCCCATCGCGGCCCTGATCGATGCGCGGCGCGGTCAGGTCTATGCGCGCCTCTTCGCCGACGGTGGGCCGCTTGGCCCCGATGAAGCCTTATCGCTGGAAGAGGCCGGGCGGCGGATCGCCGACATCGGATCGGGCGTCGCCATGGTCGGCAATGGCGCGGCGGTCGTGACCCAAGCCTTCCCTGATCTGCCTTTCGCGCATAGGGACGACCGGGTCGCGCCGTCGCCGGAGGCGCTGGCGCGCCTGGCCGCCGCCGCCGATCCGGCGACCCGGCCGCCCCGTCCGCTCTATCTGCGCGCGCCCGACGCCACGCCGCCCAGCCGCCTGCCGGGCCAGCCGCGCCAGCCTGCGTCATGA
- a CDS encoding TIGR03862 family flavoprotein: MMKSPRQVHVIGAGPAGLMTAERLAQSGATVVVHDRMPSVARKLLMAGRGGLNLTHSEPLDRFMTRYGPAQPTATAWIDRFTPADLTAWVEALGQETFVGSSGRVFPKAMKASPLVRAWLARLETQGVEIRTRSRWTGWRDGALTFETLDGERLERPDAVVLALGGASWPRLGSDGAWAPWLKAQGAAVSPFRPANVGFDVAWSALFRDRFAGQPLKGVAVTHGERTARGEAMIARYGIEGGVIYALSAALRTAVETEGRAEIQIDLKPDVAIGKLTDRLSKPRGKASLSNHLRKAIGLESAAVALLYEAGPLPASPRALAERIKAMPLTLTGVQGLERAISSAGGVKLDGVDERLMLAARPGVFVAGEMLDWEAPTGGYLLQASFASAVVAAEGVIDWLDSRD; encoded by the coding sequence ATGATGAAATCGCCCCGTCAGGTTCACGTGATCGGCGCCGGTCCCGCCGGATTGATGACGGCCGAACGGCTGGCGCAGTCGGGGGCGACGGTCGTGGTCCACGACCGGATGCCATCCGTGGCCCGCAAGCTGCTGATGGCCGGGCGCGGCGGGCTGAACCTGACCCATTCGGAACCGCTGGACCGGTTCATGACGCGCTATGGTCCCGCCCAGCCGACGGCCACCGCTTGGATCGACCGGTTCACGCCTGCCGACCTGACCGCCTGGGTCGAGGCCCTAGGGCAGGAAACCTTCGTCGGCTCCAGCGGGCGGGTGTTTCCCAAGGCCATGAAGGCGTCGCCGCTGGTGCGGGCCTGGCTGGCGCGGCTGGAGACGCAGGGTGTCGAGATCCGCACCCGCTCGCGCTGGACCGGCTGGCGCGACGGCGCGCTGACATTCGAGACGTTGGACGGCGAGCGGCTGGAACGGCCCGACGCCGTGGTCCTGGCTCTGGGCGGCGCCAGTTGGCCGCGTCTGGGTTCGGACGGGGCCTGGGCGCCGTGGCTGAAAGCGCAGGGCGCCGCCGTGTCGCCGTTCCGACCGGCCAATGTCGGCTTCGACGTGGCCTGGTCGGCGCTGTTCCGTGATCGGTTCGCGGGCCAGCCGCTGAAAGGCGTCGCTGTCACCCATGGCGAGCGGACCGCGCGGGGCGAGGCGATGATCGCCCGCTACGGGATCGAGGGCGGGGTCATCTATGCGCTGTCCGCGGCGCTGAGGACGGCGGTCGAGACCGAAGGGCGCGCCGAGATCCAGATCGATCTGAAGCCCGATGTAGCGATCGGAAAACTGACCGACCGTCTGTCCAAGCCGCGCGGCAAGGCCAGCCTGTCAAACCATCTGCGCAAGGCGATCGGACTGGAATCGGCCGCCGTCGCCCTGCTGTATGAGGCCGGCCCCTTGCCCGCCTCGCCTCGGGCCTTGGCCGAACGGATCAAGGCCATGCCGCTGACCCTGACCGGCGTCCAGGGACTGGAGCGGGCGATCTCCTCGGCGGGCGGCGTCAAACTGGACGGCGTGGACGAACGGCTGATGCTGGCGGCGCGACCGGGCGTCTTCGTCGCCGGTGAGATGCTGGATTGGGAGGCGCCGACCGGCGGCTATCTGCTTCAGGCCAGCTTCGCCTCCGCCGTGGTCGCGGCCGAGGGCGTCATCGACTGGCTCGACAGCCGGGACTGA
- a CDS encoding GNAT family N-acetyltransferase: MTAADPASLAALHAQAFAAPWGADTFADLLSQPGVLAVSEPDGFILIRTVVDEAEILTLAVVPSARRHGQGRRLVEAAAVAAVEAGATRLFLEVADDNIAARGLYERAGFDPIGRRKAYYAGADGSRTDAVVMSRDLCAPDANLTLP, translated from the coding sequence ATGACGGCGGCGGACCCCGCCTCTCTCGCCGCCCTGCACGCCCAGGCCTTTGCCGCGCCGTGGGGCGCCGACACCTTCGCCGATCTGTTGTCGCAGCCGGGCGTGCTGGCGGTCAGCGAGCCCGACGGCTTCATCCTGATCCGAACCGTCGTCGACGAGGCGGAAATCCTGACCCTGGCCGTGGTCCCGTCCGCGCGCCGCCACGGACAGGGGCGACGTTTGGTCGAGGCGGCGGCCGTCGCTGCGGTCGAGGCTGGCGCGACCCGGCTGTTCCTGGAGGTCGCCGACGACAATATCGCCGCGCGCGGCCTGTATGAGCGTGCCGGGTTCGACCCGATCGGTCGCCGCAAAGCCTATTATGCGGGCGCTGACGGATCGCGGACCGATGCCGTGGTGATGAGCCGCGACCTGTGTGCGCCTGACGCCAACCTGACGCTTCCCTGA
- the greA gene encoding transcription elongation factor GreA yields MSVAFTREEDLEATAADLADRPISPHPNLVTPEGLAAIEAELASARAAYTAAQVQGSIESDRTAMARATRDLRYWSARRASAQLVEPAEDDGAVRFGGSVSIEREDGRAQTWRIVGEDEADPAAGSVSHVSPLARAVMGKRVGDEVTVAGQSAEIVAVG; encoded by the coding sequence ATGAGCGTTGCCTTCACCCGCGAAGAAGATCTGGAAGCCACCGCCGCCGACCTGGCGGACCGCCCGATCTCGCCCCATCCCAATCTGGTCACGCCCGAGGGCCTGGCCGCGATCGAGGCCGAACTGGCTTCGGCCCGCGCCGCCTATACCGCCGCTCAGGTGCAAGGCTCGATCGAGAGCGACCGCACCGCCATGGCCCGCGCGACGCGGGACCTGCGCTACTGGTCCGCCCGGCGCGCCTCGGCGCAGTTGGTCGAGCCCGCCGAGGACGATGGGGCCGTGCGGTTTGGGGGTTCGGTCTCCATTGAGCGCGAGGACGGGCGCGCCCAGACCTGGCGCATCGTCGGCGAGGACGAGGCCGATCCGGCCGCAGGCTCGGTCAGCCATGTCTCGCCCTTGGCCCGCGCCGTCATGGGCAAAAGGGTCGGCGACGAGGTGACGGTGGCCGGTCAGTCGGCCGAGATCGTCGCGGTCGGCTAG
- a CDS encoding Fur family transcriptional regulator, with the protein MDRIEKLCAERGMRMTEQRRVIARVLSNAADHPDVEELYRRASAIDPHISIATVYRTVRLFEEAGVVEKHDFGDGRSRYEEAGDDHHDHLIDTKSGEVIEFFDAEIERLKNEIAERLGFQLIGHKLELYGVAIEGAEPSKREGLIFTRHAARVDPADVDAG; encoded by the coding sequence ATGGACCGGATCGAAAAACTCTGCGCCGAGCGCGGCATGCGTATGACCGAACAGCGCCGGGTGATCGCCCGGGTGCTGTCCAACGCCGCGGACCACCCGGATGTGGAAGAGCTGTATCGCCGCGCTTCGGCCATCGATCCGCACATCTCCATCGCCACCGTCTATCGCACCGTGCGCCTGTTCGAAGAGGCGGGCGTGGTCGAGAAGCATGATTTCGGCGACGGCCGCAGCCGCTATGAAGAGGCCGGCGACGATCACCACGATCACCTGATCGACACCAAGTCGGGCGAGGTGATCGAATTCTTCGACGCCGAGATCGAGCGGCTGAAGAACGAGATCGCGGAACGGCTGGGCTTCCAGCTGATCGGCCACAAGCTGGAGCTTTATGGCGTTGCGATCGAGGGCGCCGAGCCGTCCAAGCGCGAAGGCCTGATCTTCACCCGCCATGCGGCGCGGGTCGATCCCGCCGATGTGGATGCGGGCTGA
- a CDS encoding NifU family protein → MFIQTEPTPNPNVLKFLPGREVSPTAALEYRTIDEATASPLAEALFELEGVDGVFFGADYVSVTRQPQGPEWSEMKAPILGVVMDHFVSGQALTRGAGGETDDHAEDDSEIVAEIKALLDSRIRPAVAQDGGDILFDSFDEATGVLNLRMRGACAGCPSSSATLKAGVEQMMRHYVPEVTRVEQTL, encoded by the coding sequence ATGTTCATCCAGACCGAACCCACGCCCAACCCGAACGTGCTGAAGTTCCTGCCCGGCCGCGAAGTGTCGCCGACCGCCGCGCTGGAATATCGCACCATCGACGAGGCGACGGCCTCTCCGCTGGCGGAGGCCTTGTTCGAGCTGGAAGGCGTCGACGGCGTCTTCTTCGGCGCGGACTATGTTTCGGTGACCCGCCAGCCGCAGGGTCCGGAATGGTCCGAGATGAAGGCGCCGATCCTAGGCGTCGTCATGGATCACTTTGTCTCGGGTCAGGCGCTCACGCGCGGCGCCGGCGGCGAAACCGACGACCATGCCGAGGACGACAGCGAGATCGTCGCCGAGATCAAGGCCCTGCTGGACAGCCGCATTCGCCCCGCCGTGGCCCAGGACGGCGGCGACATCCTGTTCGATTCCTTCGACGAGGCGACCGGCGTTCTGAATCTGCGGATGCGCGGCGCCTGCGCCGGCTGCCCGTCGTCGTCGGCGACCTTGAAGGCCGGGGTCGAGCAGATGATGCGCCACTATGTGCCCGAGGTGACGCGGGTCGAGCAGACCCTCTGA
- a CDS encoding helix-turn-helix domain-containing protein, which produces MAREKDEDPHPVDRHVGRRVQEKRLDLGLTQTALAKAVGVSFQQVQKYEKGTNRVSASKLFEMAEFMKVGIPFFFDGCSSATVGVAEEAPAFDHEHRPTKTSVEITRLAPRLPARKQKLILDMMRDMLGDDDAQD; this is translated from the coding sequence ATGGCGCGTGAAAAGGACGAGGATCCGCATCCCGTCGATCGCCATGTCGGCCGTCGCGTTCAGGAAAAGCGTCTTGACCTTGGCCTGACCCAGACCGCTCTGGCCAAGGCCGTCGGCGTCAGCTTCCAACAGGTGCAGAAGTACGAAAAGGGCACGAACCGCGTCTCGGCCTCGAAACTGTTCGAGATGGCCGAGTTCATGAAGGTCGGCATTCCCTTCTTCTTCGACGGCTGCAGCAGCGCGACGGTCGGGGTCGCCGAAGAGGCGCCCGCCTTCGACCACGAGCATCGCCCGACCAAGACCAGCGTCGAGATCACCCGCCTGGCCCCGCGCCTGCCGGCGCGCAAGCAGAAGCTGATCCTGGACATGATGCGGGATATGCTGGGCGACGACGACGCCCAGGACTGA
- a CDS encoding helicase HerA-like domain-containing protein — MPDALPGLFLGQSDAAQPENLLFNRANRHGVVAGATGTGKTVTLQIMAQGFSDAGVPVFCADVKGDLSGISQVGAPNEKLIARAAEMGVTLTPRAAPTVFWDLYGQKGHPIRTTVSEIGPVLMARMLNLNEVQEGVLTVVFHVADKEGLLLLDLDDLRSLLVYVGENAERIGREVGNVAPASIAAIQRALLQVEQQGGDAFFGEPALKLEDMIRVGLDGRGQVNVLDSTRLMNSPRLYAAFLLWLLSELFEQLPEVGDPEKPRLVFFFDEAHLLFNDAPRALLEKVEQVVRLIRSKGVGIYFVTQNPADIPDSVLAQLGNRIQHALRAYTPSEQKGLKAASQSFRANAAFDTAEAIQALGVGEALVSVLDEKGAPTIVARTRIRPPASRLGPATDAERAAVMAASPVRGLYEQVLNRESAAEILANRHSAADQAQIQAQIQAKAQAEADKAAAAQAKADQKAAEARAKAQAQAEARAAREAAKPARRSTRETPVEALTKSVLRTAGSTLTRELMRGLLGGLKRR, encoded by the coding sequence ATGCCCGACGCCCTGCCCGGCCTGTTCCTCGGCCAGTCCGACGCCGCCCAGCCGGAAAACCTGCTGTTCAACCGCGCCAACCGCCACGGCGTCGTCGCCGGCGCGACGGGCACCGGCAAGACGGTCACGCTGCAGATCATGGCCCAGGGCTTTTCCGACGCCGGGGTGCCGGTCTTCTGCGCCGATGTGAAGGGCGACCTGTCGGGCATCTCTCAGGTCGGCGCGCCGAATGAGAAGCTGATCGCCCGCGCAGCCGAGATGGGCGTGACCCTGACGCCGCGCGCCGCTCCGACCGTCTTCTGGGACCTGTATGGCCAGAAAGGGCATCCGATCCGCACCACGGTGTCAGAGATCGGCCCGGTGCTGATGGCGCGGATGCTGAACCTGAACGAGGTGCAGGAGGGCGTGCTGACCGTCGTCTTCCACGTCGCGGACAAGGAAGGTCTGCTGCTGCTGGACCTGGACGATCTGAGAAGCCTGCTCGTCTATGTCGGCGAGAACGCCGAGCGGATCGGGCGCGAGGTCGGCAACGTCGCCCCCGCCTCCATCGCCGCCATCCAGCGCGCGCTGTTGCAGGTCGAGCAGCAGGGCGGCGACGCCTTCTTCGGCGAGCCGGCGCTGAAGCTGGAAGACATGATCCGCGTCGGGCTGGACGGCCGGGGCCAGGTCAATGTGCTGGACTCGACCCGGCTGATGAACAGTCCGCGCCTGTATGCGGCCTTCCTGCTGTGGCTGCTGTCGGAGCTGTTCGAACAGCTGCCCGAGGTGGGCGATCCGGAAAAGCCGCGCCTGGTCTTCTTCTTCGACGAGGCCCACCTGCTGTTCAACGACGCGCCCCGCGCCCTGTTGGAAAAGGTCGAACAGGTCGTGCGCCTGATCCGATCCAAGGGGGTCGGCATCTATTTCGTGACGCAAAACCCGGCCGATATTCCCGACAGCGTCCTGGCCCAGCTGGGCAACCGCATTCAGCATGCGCTGCGCGCCTATACGCCGTCCGAACAGAAGGGGCTGAAGGCCGCCTCGCAGAGCTTCCGCGCCAACGCCGCCTTCGACACGGCCGAGGCCATTCAGGCTCTGGGCGTGGGCGAGGCCCTGGTGTCCGTGCTGGACGAAAAGGGCGCGCCGACCATCGTGGCCCGCACCAGGATCCGCCCGCCGGCCTCGCGCCTGGGGCCGGCGACCGACGCTGAGCGCGCCGCCGTCATGGCCGCCAGTCCGGTGCGGGGCCTTTACGAGCAGGTGCTGAACCGCGAATCCGCCGCGGAAATCCTGGCCAACCGCCACAGCGCCGCCGATCAGGCTCAAATTCAGGCCCAAATTCAGGCCAAGGCGCAGGCCGAGGCCGACAAGGCCGCCGCCGCTCAGGCCAAGGCCGATCAGAAGGCCGCCGAAGCCCGGGCCAAGGCTCAAGCTCAGGCCGAGGCGCGGGCGGCGCGCGAGGCGGCGAAGCCTGCGCGTCGGTCCACCCGCGAAACGCCGGTCGAGGCGCTGACCAAGTCGGTCCTGCGCACCGCCGGATCGACCCTGACCCGCGAGCTGATGCGCGGCCTGCTGGGCGGGTTGAAGCGGCGCTAG
- a CDS encoding PhoH family protein has protein sequence MARESEFVPLNDAELRAVIGPNSRHVALIEDAFKVLVEAPGGGVSVNGGARDRTDARQVIEDLAKRAALGAEVTEADVRASLGQARGGRGTPGMAAAGVSLPGGKRGAIVPKTKAQAAYLDMLGRCELSFGVGPAGTGKTFLAAAYGASLLRRGQVDRLVITRPAVEAGEKLGFLPGDLNEKVDPYLAPIWEALNDILGAEDVQRRRDKGEIEAAPIAFMRGRTLSHAFVIVDEAQNTSRLQMKMVLTRLGEGARMVVTGDPSQIDLLNPRDSGLAHALRILDGVQGVGILKFEASDVVRHAMVERIVRAYDADAAKGRPAPDLEDPA, from the coding sequence ATGGCGCGTGAGTCTGAATTCGTCCCCTTGAACGATGCCGAACTGCGGGCGGTCATCGGGCCGAACAGTCGCCACGTCGCCCTGATCGAAGACGCCTTCAAGGTGCTGGTCGAGGCCCCGGGCGGCGGTGTCTCCGTCAACGGCGGCGCCCGCGACCGCACGGACGCCCGCCAGGTGATCGAGGATCTGGCCAAGCGCGCGGCCCTGGGCGCCGAAGTCACCGAGGCCGACGTCCGCGCCTCTCTGGGACAGGCGCGCGGCGGTCGCGGCACGCCGGGCATGGCGGCGGCGGGCGTGTCGCTGCCAGGCGGCAAGCGCGGCGCCATCGTGCCCAAGACCAAGGCGCAGGCCGCCTATCTGGACATGCTGGGCCGGTGCGAACTGAGCTTCGGCGTCGGCCCGGCGGGCACCGGCAAGACCTTCCTGGCCGCCGCCTATGGGGCCTCCCTGCTGCGGCGGGGGCAGGTGGACCGACTGGTCATCACCCGTCCGGCGGTCGAGGCGGGCGAGAAGCTGGGCTTCCTGCCCGGCGACCTGAACGAAAAGGTCGATCCCTATCTGGCGCCGATCTGGGAGGCGCTGAACGACATTCTGGGCGCCGAGGACGTGCAGCGTCGCCGCGACAAGGGCGAGATCGAAGCCGCCCCGATCGCCTTCATGCGCGGCCGCACGCTCAGCCATGCCTTCGTCATCGTCGACGAGGCCCAGAACACCAGCCGCCTGCAGATGAAGATGGTGCTGACGCGCCTGGGCGAGGGTGCGCGGATGGTGGTGACCGGCGACCCGTCCCAGATCGACCTGCTGAACCCGCGCGACTCCGGCCTGGCCCACGCCCTGCGGATTCTGGACGGAGTTCAGGGCGTCGGCATCTTGAAGTTCGAGGCGTCCGACGTGGTGCGTCACGCCATGGTGGAGCGGATCGTGCGCGCCTACGACGCCGACGCCGCGAAAGGTCGTCCGGCACCGGACCTCGAAGACCCCGCATGA
- the ybeY gene encoding rRNA maturation RNase YbeY, producing MIEIEVEAEAWTGALPDVEVVVERAAQAALGTAEGDIVVLLTDDAAVRELNGRFRDKDKPTNVLSFPAPENAFPHLGDIVLAYGVCATEAEAQGKTLADHLSHLVVHGVLHLLGRDHEDDAEAEEMEAEEREILAQIGVADPYIAEQD from the coding sequence ATGATCGAGATTGAAGTCGAGGCCGAGGCCTGGACCGGCGCTCTGCCGGACGTCGAGGTCGTCGTCGAACGCGCGGCGCAGGCCGCGCTTGGCACGGCGGAGGGCGACATCGTCGTCCTGCTGACCGACGACGCGGCCGTGCGCGAACTGAACGGTCGGTTTCGCGACAAGGACAAGCCGACCAATGTCCTGTCCTTCCCCGCGCCGGAGAACGCCTTTCCGCATCTGGGCGACATCGTCCTGGCCTACGGCGTCTGCGCGACCGAGGCCGAGGCGCAGGGCAAAACCCTGGCCGATCATCTGAGCCATCTGGTCGTCCACGGCGTGCTGCACCTCTTGGGCCGCGACCACGAAGATGACGCCGAGGCCGAGGAGATGGAGGCCGAGGAGCGAGAAATCCTGGCCCAGATCGGCGTCGCCGACCCCTATATCGCCGAGCAGGACTGA
- the miaB gene encoding tRNA (N6-isopentenyl adenosine(37)-C2)-methylthiotransferase MiaB, with the protein MTETLVPQVETAPEKRLFIKTYGCQMNVYDSERMADVLRPLGYGVTDDVKAADFVILNTCHIREKAAEKIYSELGKLREMRDIRRETGGDLTIAVAGCVAQAEGEEIMRRQPAVDIVVGPQAYHQLPELLTRTARARGERIGADFAPDDKFDALPAARFTEGPTAFLTVQEGCDKFCTFCVVPYTRGAEWSRPMAAVLEEARQLADRGVREVTLLGQNVNAYDGERPDGRKATLAELAYALAEIPGLDRIRYTTSHPNDMADELIAAHGDLDALMPYLHLPVQAGSDRILRAMNRKHGRQKYFDLIDRIRGARPDIAIAGDFIVGFPGETDREFEDTLDLVRRVNYAGAFAFAYSPRPGTPAAGMGKQVEPEIVKDRLHRLIALLTEQQTAFNVAQAGRTLNVLFDKPGRHGHRRQAIGRSPYLQSVHVDDADHLIGQIVPVEIIAGQQNSLSGRLIADGLKQPGPAGSAIAQTEKAA; encoded by the coding sequence ATGACCGAGACCCTGGTTCCTCAAGTCGAGACGGCGCCCGAAAAGCGTCTGTTCATCAAGACCTACGGCTGTCAGATGAACGTCTATGACTCCGAGCGCATGGCCGATGTGCTGCGCCCGCTGGGTTATGGCGTCACCGACGACGTGAAGGCCGCCGACTTCGTCATCCTGAACACCTGCCACATCCGCGAGAAGGCAGCCGAGAAGATCTACTCCGAGCTCGGCAAGCTGCGCGAGATGCGCGACATCCGGCGCGAGACCGGCGGGGACCTGACCATCGCCGTCGCCGGCTGCGTCGCCCAGGCCGAGGGCGAAGAAATCATGCGGCGTCAGCCGGCGGTCGATATCGTCGTCGGCCCCCAGGCCTACCACCAACTGCCCGAGCTTCTGACCCGCACGGCGCGGGCGCGGGGCGAGCGGATCGGCGCCGACTTCGCTCCTGACGACAAGTTCGACGCCCTGCCCGCGGCCCGCTTCACCGAGGGGCCGACCGCCTTCCTGACGGTGCAGGAGGGTTGCGACAAGTTCTGCACCTTCTGCGTCGTGCCCTATACGCGAGGCGCAGAGTGGTCGCGACCGATGGCGGCGGTGCTGGAAGAGGCGCGTCAGCTGGCGGATCGGGGCGTGCGCGAGGTCACCCTGCTGGGCCAGAACGTCAACGCCTATGACGGCGAGCGGCCGGACGGGCGAAAGGCGACCCTGGCCGAACTGGCCTATGCCCTGGCCGAGATCCCCGGCCTGGACCGCATCCGCTATACGACCAGCCATCCCAACGACATGGCCGATGAGTTGATCGCCGCGCATGGCGATCTGGACGCCCTGATGCCCTACCTGCACCTTCCGGTTCAGGCAGGGTCGGATCGGATCCTGCGAGCGATGAACCGCAAGCACGGGCGTCAGAAATATTTCGACCTGATCGACCGGATCCGCGGCGCACGGCCCGATATCGCCATCGCCGGCGATTTCATCGTCGGCTTCCCGGGTGAGACGGATCGGGAGTTCGAGGACACGCTGGATCTGGTGCGTCGCGTGAACTACGCCGGGGCCTTCGCCTTCGCCTATTCGCCGCGACCGGGCACGCCGGCGGCGGGCATGGGCAAACAGGTCGAGCCGGAAATCGTCAAGGACCGACTGCATCGCCTGATCGCCCTGCTGACAGAACAGCAGACCGCCTTCAACGTCGCCCAGGCGGGCCGGACGCTGAACGTGCTGTTCGACAAGCCGGGACGGCACGGCCACCGTCGCCAAGCGATCGGTCGATCCCCATATCTTCAATCGGTCCACGTCGATGACGCGGATCATCTGATCGGGCAGATCGTTCCGGTCGAGATCATCGCCGGCCAGCAGAACAGTCTGTCGGGCCGGCTCATAGCAGACGGGCTCAAGCAGCCGGGTCCGGCGGGCTCGGCGATAGCCCAAACAGAAAAGGCCGCTTGA